One stretch of Punica granatum isolate Tunisia-2019 chromosome 5, ASM765513v2, whole genome shotgun sequence DNA includes these proteins:
- the LOC116208292 gene encoding probably inactive leucine-rich repeat receptor-like protein kinase IMK2, giving the protein MVESRNGVSRNRLTPRNSLCFLFFLFLAVPIAPSSSSREWDGVIVTQADYQALLAIRSELVDPHGVLRSWNGSALGACSGGWAGIKCAQGQVIVIQLPWKGLGGRISEKIAQLGALRRLSLHDNSLTGVVPQSLGFLPYLRGVHLFNNRLLGSVPPSLGNCPLLQALDLRNNLLSGPIPPAIANSTKLMRLDLSSNSLTGSIPVGLTRSPSIAFLALERNNLSGPIPDSWGGVGNSTYLLTTLTLDHNRISGSIPPSLGKLGLLQKLSMSHNQIGGAIPDELGRLSRLRELDLSFNSVNGSLPASFPNMSSLVVLNLEGNQLRGLLPDALDRLLNLSMLNLSNNKFQGKIPSTIGNMSSISKLDLSENNFTGEIPSSLQNLANLNSFNVSYNNLSGPVPSRLSEKFNASSFVGNIQLCGYSSSTPCPNSPPPQSSISPSAEPSMGSRKRKLTTKDIILIAAGILLAILLVLCCIVLCCLFRKKAAAKKKNGKPPASTAISEKAGSSGMEVESGGDAGGKLVHFDGPFVFAADDLLCATAEIMGKSSYGTAYKATLEDGHQVAVKRLREKTTKSQKEFENEVAVLGRIRHPNLLALRAYYLGPKREKLLVFDYMPKGSLASFLHARGPETSIDWPTRRRIAIGVARGLNHLHTQENMVHGNLTSSNVLLDEQVNAHIADYGLSRLMSGGAATMVATAGALGYAAPELSKTKKPTNKTDVYSLGVIVLELLTGKSPSEGTSGRDLPQWVASLVKEEWTTEVFDLELMRDATAIGDELLNTLKLALHCVDPSPTSRPEVQEVLQQLEEIMPEASAEPGNEGTEVPAPMVE; this is encoded by the exons ATGGTAGAATCCCGGAACGGTGTGAGCCGGAACAGATTGACCCCGAGGAACAGCCTCTGCTTCCTCTTTTTCCTGTTTCTAGCAGTCCCAATTGCGCCCTCCTCATCGTCCCGTGAATGGGACGGCGTAATCGTGACCCAGGCGGACTACCAGGCCCTCCTGGCCATCAGGAGCGAGCTCGTCGACCCCCACGGGGTCCTCCGGAGCTGGAATGGTAGCGCGCTCGGGGCCTGCTCTGGTGGCTGGGCTGGGATCAAGTGCGCCCAAGGGCAGGTCATCGTGATCCAGCTCCCCTGGAAGGGCCTTGGTGGCCGCATCTCCGAGAAGATCGCCCAGCTCGGGGCGCTCCGCAGGCTCAGCCTCCACGACAACTCCCTCACCGGCGTGGTCCCCCAGTCCCTCGGCTTCCTCCCTTACCTCCGTGGTGTCCACCTCTTCAACAACCGCCTCTTGGGCTCGGTCCCGCCCTCGCTCGGTAACTGCCCCCTCCTCCAGGCTCTCGACCTGAGAAACAACCTCCTCTCGGGGCCGATCCCCCCCGCCATTGCAAACTCCACCAAGTTGATGCGACTCGATTTGAGCTCCAACTCCCTCaccgggtctatcccggttgGCCTGACCCGATCCCCTTCCATTGCATTCCTCGCCCTTGAGCGCAACAACCTGTCTGGCCCTATACCTGACTCGTGGGGTGGAGTCGGAAATAGCACTTATCTGCTTACCACCTTGACCCTCGATCACAATCGTATCTCGGGGTCGATCCCGCCCTCTTTGGGCAAGTTAGGCTTGCTCCAAAAGCTTTCAATGAGCCATAACCAGATTGGTGGAGCAATACCTGACGAGCTCGGGCGTCTCTCGAGGCTCCGAGAGCTGGATCTCTCATTCAATTCTGTCAACGGGAGCTTGCCGGCTAGCTTTCCGAACATGTCCTCTCTTGTAGTCCTAAATTTAGAAGGGAACCAACTGAGGGGCCTACTCCCCGATGCCCTGGACCGACTCCTGAACCTCTCGATGCTCAACTTAAGTAACAATAAGTTCCAAGGTAAAATCCCGTCGACTATCGGGAATATGTCTAGCATTTCCAAACTCGATCTATCCGAGAACAACTTCACTGGTGAAATCCCTTCCTCACTGCAAAATCTGGCCAATCTCAATTCTTTTAATGTCTCCTACAACAACCTCTCCGGTCCCGTCCCCTCCCGTCTCTCCGAGAAGTTCAATGCCAGCTCATTCGTCGGGAACATCCAGCTCTGCGGGTACAGCAGTTCGACTCCATGCCCGAATTCTCCTCCCCCACAGAGCTCCATATCCCCCTCGGCGGAGCCATCCATGGGGTCCAGGAAACGGAAGTTGACCACGAAGGACATTATCCTCATAGCCGCAGGGATTCTCCTCGCCATCCTGCTTGTCCTCTGTTGCATTGTGCTCTGCTGCTTGTTCCGAAAGAAGGCTGCAgccaagaagaagaatgggaagcCTCCGGCATCGACGGCTATATCGGAGAAGGCTGGTTCTTCAGGCATGGAAGTTGAATCGGGAGGCGACGCTGGCGGTAAGTTGGTCCACTTCGACGGGCCATTTGTGTTCGCAGCTGATGATTTACTGTGTGCGACCGCGGAGATCATGGGGAAGAGCAGTTATGGCACAGCATATAAGGCGACGCTAGAGGATGGTCACCAAGTAGCTGTGAAGAGGTTGAGGGAGAAGACCACTAAGAGCCAGAAAGAGTTCGAGAACGAAGTTGCTGTGCTCGGGAGGATTCGGCACCCGAACCTGTTAGCTCTCCGGGCTTACTATCTTGGCCCGAAGAGAGAGAAGCTCCTCGTCTTCGATTACATGCCCAAAGGGAGCCTCGCATCGTTTCTTCATG CACGGGGCCCTGAGACAAGCATCGACTGGCCAACTCGGAGGAGAATAGCCATCGGGGTGGCGCGGGGGCTGAACCACCTCCACACCCAGGAGAACATGGTCCATGGGAACCTCACATCGAGCAATGTCCTCCTAGACGAGCAGGTTAATGCCCACATAGCCGACTATGGCCTATCCCGGCTCATGAGTGGTGGCGCCGCCACCATGGTCGCCACTGCAGGAGCATTGGGCTATGCGGCTCCAGAACTTTCCAAGACCAAGAAGCCGACCAACAAAACCGACGTCTACAGCCTTGGCGTCATTGTGCTCGAGCTCCTTACCGGGAAGTCCCCGAGCGAGGGCACCAGCGGGAGGGACCTGCCCCAGTGGGTGGCATCACTCGTGAAGGAGGAGTGGACCACCGAGGTGTTCGATCTGGAGCTGATGAGGGACGCCACAGCCATCGGGGACGAGCTACTCAACACCCTGAAGCTAGCCCTGCACTGCGTCGATCCTTCCCCCACATCCCGTCCCGAGGTTCAGGAGGTCCTCCAGCAGCTGGAGGAGATCATGCCCGAGGCATCCGCGGAACCTGGGAACGAAGGGACCGAGGTTCCGGCACCAATGGTCGAATAA
- the LOC116208293 gene encoding uncharacterized protein LOC116208293, translated as MNLNFARISMSCNPSTNQSPGPVTSPALSGVRRLKKRQNGSDSIEDTLSRWKEHNESSPTSGRRVPPAKGSRKGCMRGKGGPENSVCSYRGVRQRTWGKWVAEIREPLDKSRGQVKANRLWLGTFETSHKAALAYDEAARALYGPLARVNFPEWTASASASTLSKPSCSRERQEIDGCEVSSGGSRFEGKEIVEPSPNGSFGTLSPVKIPDSDPSTVQGSLEVKGEPSSDRMELYGPMINGNTAVKPVPSSRDPGLELFCRCSGLKSYTISQASGNLDDPGTCYVPSSAASVELAGSMDSTCSNSINSCNNRVDGRAYHGAVAATIKMEQQQLGRADSIGSSDQPFVREAGAAGLWDQHSNYGLMWKSGGCGMLGDQVGDDEEGTSYNFDFLRPDYDFGLVEEQGLLHSWFRQ; from the coding sequence ATGAATCTGAATTTTGCAAGAATTAGCATGAGCTGCAACCCGAGCACGAATCAGAGCCCGGGTCCGGTTACGTCCCCAGCTTTGTCTGGCGTCCGGAGGCTGAAGAAGCGGCAGAACGGGTCGGACTCGATCGAGGACACTCTCTCAAGGTGGAAGGAGCACAACGAGAGCAGCCCCACCTCGGGGAGGCGTGTCCCGCCCGCGAAGGGCTCGAGGAAGGGGTGCATGAGGGGGAAGGGCGGGCCCGAGAACTCGGTATGCAGCTACCGCGGCGTGAGGCAGAGGACCTGGGGCAAGTGGGTGGCTGAGATAAGGGAGCCCCTGGACAAGTCCCGGGGCCAGGTGAAGGCCAACAGGCTGTGGCTCGGGACTTTCGAGACCTCCCACAAGGCAGCCCTGGCCTACGACGAGGCCGCCAGGGCCCTGTATGGACCGCTGGCCAGGGTGAACTTCCCTGAGTGGACGGCCTCTGCTTCAGCTTCAACCCTGTCGAAGCCGAGTTGCTCGAGGGAGAGGCAGGAGATTGATGGCTGCGAAGTTAGTAGCGGCGGGAGTCGCTTTGAGGGGAAAGAGATTGTTGAACCTTCTCCAAATGGCAGTTTTGGGACGTTGTCTCCAGTGAAAATTCCGGATTCCGATCCTTCAACTGTTCAGGGTAGTTTGGAAGTTAAAGGCGAACCATCAAGTGATCGTATGGAACTTTATGGACCCATGATCAATGGAAATACTGCGGTTAAACCGGTTCCGAGCTCTCGTGATCCAGGACTGGAGTTGTTCTGCAGGTGTAGCGGGCTGAAGTCTTACACCATCTCGCAAGCCAGCGGAAATTTGGACGACCCCGGAACTTGTTATGTGCCTTCAAGTGCTGCCAGCGTCGAACTTGCAGGGAGCATGGACTCCACCTGCTCAAATTCTATAAACAGTTGCAACAACAGAGTCGATGGTCGAGCTTACCATGGTGCTGTGGCCGCAACCATAAAAATGGAACAACAACAGCTAGGTCGAGCCGACTCTATTGGTTCTTCTGATCAGCCATTCGTTAGGGAGGCTGGAGCAGCAGGGCTGTGGGATCAGCATTCGAATTATGGCTTGATGTGGAAGTCAGGAGGTTGTGGGATGCTCGGGGATCAGGTGGGAGATGATGAAGAGGGCACGAGCTACAACTTTGATTTCCTGAGGCCGGACTATGATTTCGGGTTGGTCGAGGAGCAGGGGCTGCTGCATTCATGGTTCCGTCAATGA